The Methanosarcina barkeri str. Wiesmoor DNA segment GATCCTGTGTGTGATATGAATGTTACGGAGAGGGATGTTACATACAAAAGTGACTACAAAGGAAGAACTTATTATTTTTGTTCATTTGAATGCATGAAGAAATTCCAGGATAACCCGGAAAAGTACATCAGCATCCATGGCAAGGAAGCTAAGGTATAATGGATTTTCTTTAATGGATTTTTGGCTCTTCGTCATTCCCTGTGGATAAGATAATTTTCAATTCGAGACCGCATTGGTTTTATGAAGACATTACGAGGATATCCACACAAAACAACGAAGAGCCGGATTTTCTTTTACCTTGTGTTCTGCTTATCCAGCAACCTTAAAGCTTCAGCCGTAGCCCATCTGACTTCAGGGTCATGATCGTTTAAGTTTTTGACAAGAGGGGCTGTTGCTTTTTTATCGCCTATTTTTGCGAGGGCTTCTGCGGCGTACCGCCGGACCCAGGGGTTGCTGTCGTCTAGAGTTTTTAGAAGTGCATCAACTGCTTTTCGGCTTCCTATATTCCCAAGGGCATAGACTGCAGTGATTCGGAGTTCGGAATCTTCTTCGGTCAGCATTCCCAGAAGAGCATCTGTTGCTTTTTCAGCTCTGAGAGTTCCCAGAGAATATGCAGCAGCATTTCTTACTTCAGGATTCGTATCACCAAGGCATTCGAGAAGTGGGTCTATTGACTCTGGATCTTCCAGTTTACCAAGGGATTCAGCTGTACACTTTCGAAGTTCGGGGTCCTTATCTCTTAGTTTGTAAATAAGGGCTCCTGTGGCTTTTTTACTTTTAAGTCCAGCAGCTTTTTTGCTGCCTGAGTTTCCTAGAGCCAGTATTATCTGTTTCTGTAATTCCGGAGAGCTCTTATCCAGTTTTGCGATAAGGGCTTCTTCAGCCTTGTCACCACCGAGGATTCCCAGGGAACGGGCTGCAGTTAACCTGACTTCGGGAACTTTGTCGTCCAGGCTTTTAATTAAAGGTTCAATTGCCCGTTTGTCTTTAAGGTTTCCAAGGGATTCTATAGCACATGCTCGGAATACAGGGTCTTTATCTACAGCCAGCCTTTTAATTAGCGGTTCTGTTGCATTTTCGGTTCTTATCCGACCGAGGTTTCTGGCTGCAGTTATTCTTACTCTGGAATTCTTGTCCTCAAGGAGCCCAATAAGTGCCTTTTCTACTTCAGGACCTCTTGACTGGCCCAGGGCTTCGGCTGCAATTGCCCGGACTTCAGAATTTTCATCATCAAGGGCTTTGATGCAGAACTGTCTATCTTTTTCGTTTTGTTTTAGTGGGCTTACGGGGTTTCCTTCCTGTCCTCTAAGAAGATCCGAGATATATACTAGTTTTTCAGATGAGGTTTTTAAGCCTGAAACGTTGCTTAGCAAGTTTATGGAAGTGTAAACGATGGCTATAAGGGATAAAACCATTGAAATAAGAGAGGAAACTAACAGAACTTTCATTTTGGCTTCGGAAAACGAGCCAAAGCTAAAAATAATTAGTATAAGTCCGTTAAAATAGATTGTCCCTGCTGCCGTATAAGATACTATCTTCAGGGGCGGTTTTATCCGGTTGGCAATCGAGTTAGTACTTTCCCTGTTGCTTTGCAGGGAGAGTATAAAAATAGCAATAAACACGGCATACAATGCGGCTACTGATTGCATTACTGTTGACGGAAGCCAGAAAGTTCCCCCAGAGCTTGTCGCAGAATTATCTGCATTTCCATTTCCTGAGAGGGTAAATAAGCTCAAAATAACCAGAGCAAATAAAAAGAAAACTTCAAGCTTGTAAGTTTTCAAGGTAGTCAGTTTCATTCTAAACAGACTGCCTGTGCCGGATAGTTATATAAAAATTCCGCTGAATCGAGTTTCTGGTTGACTTTTGAGAAAGAAAAACAATTAAGCTTTATTAGAGCTGACCCCAAAACTCAAAATTGCTTCTCTGAATATCATGTTCTGGATTATCAATAGAGTTTCTGATCCTGAAAACTAATTCAGAAACTCTTACTGATACGTGAATAAAATTGGTTTTGGGATGAGCTCTGATCTAAAATGATTTGGAACTATAGCCTGCTTTTATACAGCTATTCTTTATACAGTCATTCTCTATGCAGCCACTCTTTATACGATCTTTATTGCGACCTGATCCCCGCTTTTAAGTCCGAACTGAAGCGCAGCATTTCCTTTGTTTACGGCAATTTCCAGGAAGCCGTGACTGCCTATAAGGGCAAGGGGCTTTTTTTGCCCTACAAAACCATAGGTCTGAACAAAGGGGACCCTTCTGCTGTTTATTTCTATCTGCGAGCCAAAGTTAGAGAATTTTAAAACTACTTCTTCGGGAATATTGGTGATAACATTTCCGAAGTTGTCTGCAAAAATAACCTCGCCTACAAGGAAGGACCCGTCAATTCCGAAATTTTCGAAATCAAGGCTAACAAAATCCGAGATTTCAGGGCCGACTGCCTCGATATGTGTGCCTTTTGAAAGGTAAGCTCCTGCAGGCGCAAAAATATCCCTGCCATGGAAAGTTGCAGAAATTCCTGATTTAAGCATAATTTCAGGATTTGTGATCTCGTATACTTCAATTTCGCCAAGGTGGCGAGCTGCAGGGATCAGTAGGCCATTGTCAGGACCGACAAAAAATTGTTCTTCTCCTTTAGGACCGGCTTTTATGGCAAGAGCACGACGGGAAGTCCCTACCCCAGGGTCGACAACACCGATATGTACGGTTCCCTGCGGGAAATATCGAACAAGGGAATAGAGCGTAAAAGCTCCTTCTCGGATTCCGGCCTGCCGGATGGAATGGGTTATGTCGATAATCTGTGCTGCCGGGTTTATTCTCAAAATCACGGCTTTCATGGCTGCGGGATAGAGGTCTCCGA contains these protein-coding regions:
- a CDS encoding YHS domain-containing protein — its product is MQMKGSGTRLDPVCDMNVTERDVTYKSDYKGRTYYFCSFECMKKFQDNPEKYISIHGKEAKV
- a CDS encoding HEAT repeat domain-containing protein; the protein is MKLTTLKTYKLEVFFLFALVILSLFTLSGNGNADNSATSSGGTFWLPSTVMQSVAALYAVFIAIFILSLQSNRESTNSIANRIKPPLKIVSYTAAGTIYFNGLILIIFSFGSFSEAKMKVLLVSSLISMVLSLIAIVYTSINLLSNVSGLKTSSEKLVYISDLLRGQEGNPVSPLKQNEKDRQFCIKALDDENSEVRAIAAEALGQSRGPEVEKALIGLLEDKNSRVRITAARNLGRIRTENATEPLIKRLAVDKDPVFRACAIESLGNLKDKRAIEPLIKSLDDKVPEVRLTAARSLGILGGDKAEEALIAKLDKSSPELQKQIILALGNSGSKKAAGLKSKKATGALIYKLRDKDPELRKCTAESLGKLEDPESIDPLLECLGDTNPEVRNAAAYSLGTLRAEKATDALLGMLTEEDSELRITAVYALGNIGSRKAVDALLKTLDDSNPWVRRYAAEALAKIGDKKATAPLVKNLNDHDPEVRWATAEALRLLDKQNTR
- a CDS encoding S-adenosyl-l-methionine hydroxide adenosyltransferase family protein, with amino-acid sequence MPLISLTTDFGDLYPAAMKAVILRINPAAQIIDITHSIRQAGIREGAFTLYSLVRYFPQGTVHIGVVDPGVGTSRRALAIKAGPKGEEQFFVGPDNGLLIPAARHLGEIEVYEITNPEIMLKSGISATFHGRDIFAPAGAYLSKGTHIEAVGPEISDFVSLDFENFGIDGSFLVGEVIFADNFGNVITNIPEEVVLKFSNFGSQIEINSRRVPFVQTYGFVGQKKPLALIGSHGFLEIAVNKGNAALQFGLKSGDQVAIKIV